A stretch of Brassica napus cultivar Da-Ae chromosome C6, Da-Ae, whole genome shotgun sequence DNA encodes these proteins:
- the LOC125588603 gene encoding 21 kDa protein-like has product MESSSIQTHTMVVETITIPFLLLIISSLIPPILTVDPPLPSTDGSDFIRTICNTTLYSDLCFSSLSTFANSIHNDWNRLARVAIYLTLSNTLHLVSYFQNAYSNCVDHGCGGGPHNSTTSALKDCLENLKDAVDDMRGSMKQMKELVSTGSVQSFKFQMSNVKTWLSAALTNEYTCTNGFEDFHDDGSIKDDVCTRVEDIKKLTSNALALVNRYADKTIP; this is encoded by the coding sequence ATGGAAAGCTCATCAATCCAAACACACACAATGGTAGTAGAAACGATAACAATACCTTTTCTTCTACTTATCATCTCCTCCCTTATCCCACCAATCCTCACCGTTGATCCCCCACTCCCATCGACCGACGGCTCCGATTTCATCCGTACGATCTGCAACACCACACTATACTCCGATCTATgcttctcctctctctccacTTTCGCCAACTCCATCCACAATGACTGGAACCGCCTCGCACGCGTAGCCATCTATCTCACTCTTTCCAACACTCTTCACCTTGTCTCCTACTTCCAAAACGCTTACAGCAACTGCGTTGACCACGGTTGTGGTGGTGGACCCCACAACTCAACGACTTCTGCCCTAAAGGACTGCTTAGAGAATCTTAAGGATGCGGTCGATGATATGAGAGGGTCGATGAAACAGATGAAGGAGCTTGTCTCCACGGGCTCGGTCCAGTCGTTTAAGTTCCAGATGAGTAATGTCAAGACTTGGCTCAGCGCAGCTCTCACTAACGAGTACACTTGTACGAACGGGTTCGAGGACTTCCACGATGATGGCTCCATCAAAGATGACGTATGTACACGAGTGGAAGACATCAAGAAGCTGACTAGCAATGCGCTTGCTTTAGTCAATCGCTACGCCGACAAGACTATACCTTAA
- the LOC106446485 gene encoding endoglucanase 8 produces the protein MAPSLSLVLLIVLLSSPAIYAGHDYRDALRKSIMFFEGQRSGKLPPDQRLRWRRDSALRDGSSAGVDLSGGYYDAGDNVKFGFPMAFTTTMLSWSIIDFGRTMGPELKNAVKAVKWGTDYLLKATAIPGVVFVQVGDAYSDHNCWERPEDMDTLRTVYRIDRAHPGSDVAGETAAALAAASIVFRKRDPAYSRRLLDRATRVFAFANRYRGAYSNSLYHAVCPFYCDFNGYQDELLWGAAWLHKASRKRAYREFIVKNEVILRAGDTINEFGWDNKHAGINVLISKEVLMGKAEYFESFKQNADGFICSILPGVSHPQVQYSRGGLLVKTGGSNMQHVTSLSFLLLAYSNYLSHAKKVVPCGELTASPSLLRQVAKRQVDYILGDNPLGMSYMVGYGRRFPRRIHHRGSSVPSVSAHPARIGCKEGSRYFLSSNPNPNLLVGAVVGGPNVTDAFPDSRPYFVQSEPTTYINAPLVGLLGYFSTHSSWR, from the exons aTGGCGCCAAGTCTCTCCCTGGTTCTGCTCATCGTGCTTCTCTCTTCACCAGCGATTTACGCAGGACATGATTACCGCGATGCGCTCCGCAAAAGCATAATGTTCTTCGAAGGTCAGCGTTCCGGCAAGCTTCCTCCCGATCAACGCCTCAGATGGCGCCGTGACTCAGCATTACGCGACGGTTCTTCCGCCGGC GTGGATTTGTCGGGAGGTTACTACGACGCCGGAGATAACGTCAAGTTCGGTTTCCCTATGGCGTTCACGACGACAATGCTGTCATGGAGCATAATCGACTTCGGGAGAACCATGGGACCTGAGCTTAAAAACGCCGTGAAAGCCGTCAAATGGGGAACCGATTACCTCCTAAAGGCGACGGCGATTCCCGGCGTCGTTTTCGTTCAGGTGGGAGACGCTTACTCCGACCATAACTGCTGGGAAAGGCCAGAAGACATGGACACACTTCGCACTGTCTACAGAATAGACAGAGCTCATCCTGGATCGGACGTCGCCGGTGAAACCGCCGCCGCGTTGGCCGCGGCTTCGATCGTTTTCAGGAAACGTGATCCTGCTTACTCCAGACGGCTGCTTGACCGGGCCACAAGG GTGTTCGCGTTTGCTAATAGGTATCGTGGTGCGTACAGTAACAGTCTCTACCACGCGGTGTGTCCTTTTTACTGTGACTTCAACGGTTACCAG GACGAGTTACTGTGGGGTGCGGCGTGGCTGCACAAAGCCTCGAGGAAACGAGCGTACAGAGAATTCATTGTGAAGAACGAGGTGATTCTCAGGGCTGGAGATACCATTAATGAGTTTGGTTGGGATAATAAGCATGCTGGGATTAATGTCTTAATCTCCAAG GAAGTGCTAATGGGAAAAGCAGAGTATTTTGAGTCTTTCAAGCAAAACGCCGATGGATTTATCTGTTCTATATTGCCTGGAGTATCTCACCCTCAAGTCCAATACTCTCGAG GAGGTCTGCTTGTGAAAACTGGAGGGAGTAACATGCAACATGTAACATCACTATCTTTTCTCCTATTGGCTTACTCTAACTATCTGAGCCATGCCAAAAAGGTCGTGCCTTGTGGCGAATTAACTGCCTCCCCATCTCTCCTCCGCCAAGTCGCCAAGCGTCAG GTGGATTACATTTTGGGTGACAACCCGTTGGGAATGTCTTACATGGTTGGGTACGGTCGACGGTTTCCACGTAGGATTCACCACCGTGGCAGCTCGGTTCCTTCAGTCTCGGCCCATCCAGCACGTATAGGCTGCAAGGAAGGCTCTCGCTATTTCCTCAGCTCAAATCCTAACCCAAACCTTCTCGTTGGTGCTGTTGTTGGTGGGCCCAATGTCACTGATGCTTTTCCTGACTCGAGACCTTACTTCGTGCAATCAGAGCCCACGACTTACATAAACGCACCACTCGTTGGACTTCTTGGTTACTTCTCCACCCATTCTTCTTGGCGATGA
- the LOC106446486 gene encoding protein TIFY 7 isoform X1: MERDFLGFSDKQYLNNVEDDRVGERVRIGSSKMSTLTSTNMDDVGSSTKAARQWGPESAASIHRRSQYSGAFQNANPQLTIFYAGTVSVFNDISPDKAQAIMLCAGNGLKIDTGESRLKKPLIETERVYGKQFHNAATAAASSSSATYCDNFSRCGDRPVGATNAMSMIQSFNVDPGYMMPSVPQARKASLARFLEKRRERLVNAMPYKKMLLDLLTGESCGMNYSSASHT, from the exons ATGGAAAGAGATTTTCTGGGCTTCAGCGACAAGCAGTACTTGAATAACGTTGAGGATGATCGTGTCGGAGAACGAG TGAGGATTGGATCTTCAAAGATGAGTACTTTGACGTCAACAAACATGGATGATGTAGGTTCCAGCACGAAAGCAGCTAGACAGTGGGGCCCAGAATCTGCGGCCAGCATTCACCGCAGAAGCCAGTATAGCGGTGCGTTTCAAAACGCGAATCCTCAGCTGACTATCTTCTATGCTGGAACCGTTAGCGTCTTTAATGACATATCTCCGGATAAG GCTCAAGCCATTATGTTATGTGCCGGGAATGGTTTGAAAATAGACACTGGAGAGAGCAGATTGAAGAAACCTCTTATAGAAACTGAAAGAGTCTATGGAAAACAATTCCATAACGCTGCTACTGCTGCTGCATCATCAAGCTCTGCCACTTACTGTGATAATTTCTCTAGGTGTGGGGACAGACCCGTTGGTGCGACTAATGCAATGAGCATGATCCAATCGTTCAACGTAGATCCTGGCTATATGATGCCTTCAG ttccTCAAGCTCGTAAAGCATCGTTGGCTCGGTTCCTGGAGAAGCGCAGAGAGAG gcTCGTGAATGCAATGCCATACAAGAAGATGCTTCTTGATTTGTTGACAGGAGAATCATGTGGAATGAATTACTCTTCTGCTTCTCATACCTAA
- the LOC106449833 gene encoding probable peroxygenase 4 produces MASSASPGVKFVPEEDNFLQRHVAFFDRNKDGIVYPSETYQGFRAIGCGYLLSAFASLFINMGLSSKTRPGKGFSFSFPIEVKNIHLAKHGSDSGVYDKDGRFVASKFEEMFAKHSKTHPDALTGEELKQLLNANKEPNDRKGAIAGYTEWKMLHYLCKDKNGLLHKETVRAAYDGSLFEQLEKQTASKKHP; encoded by the exons ATGGCTTCCTCTGCATCACCTG GAGTGAAATTTGTGCCAGAAGAGGATAACTTCTTGCAGAGACATGTGGCCTTCTTTGACCGGAACAAAGATGGCATCGTTTATCCCTCGGAGACATATCAAG GGTTTAGAGCAATCGGATGTGGCTATCTCTTGTCGGCATTTGCTTCTCTGTTCATCAACATGGGTCTAAGCAGCAAAACTCGTCCG GGTAAAGGTTTCTCCTTCTCATTTCCCATAGAGGTTAAGAATATTCACCTTGCCAAACATGGCAGCGATTCAGGCGTTTACGATAAGGATGGCAG GTTTGTGGCATCAAAGTTCGAGGAGATGTTCGCGAAGCATTCAAAGACACATCCCGATGCTTTGACGGGGGAGGAACTCAAACAACTACTCAACGCAAACAAAGAGCCTAATGATCGCAAAGGAGC GATTGCTGGATATACGGAGTGGAAGATGCTGCATTATTTGTGTAAAGACAAGAACGGTCTGTTGCACAAAGAGACAGTGAGAGCTGCGTACGATGGTTCTCTTTTCGAACAACTCGAGAAACAAACAGCTTCTAAGAAGCATCCATAA
- the LOC106446486 gene encoding protein TIFY 7 isoform X2: protein MERDFLGFSDKQYLNNVEDDRVGERGSSTKAARQWGPESAASIHRRSQYSGAFQNANPQLTIFYAGTVSVFNDISPDKAQAIMLCAGNGLKIDTGESRLKKPLIETERVYGKQFHNAATAAASSSSATYCDNFSRCGDRPVGATNAMSMIQSFNVDPGYMMPSVPQARKASLARFLEKRRERLVNAMPYKKMLLDLLTGESCGMNYSSASHT from the exons ATGGAAAGAGATTTTCTGGGCTTCAGCGACAAGCAGTACTTGAATAACGTTGAGGATGATCGTGTCGGAGAACGAG GTTCCAGCACGAAAGCAGCTAGACAGTGGGGCCCAGAATCTGCGGCCAGCATTCACCGCAGAAGCCAGTATAGCGGTGCGTTTCAAAACGCGAATCCTCAGCTGACTATCTTCTATGCTGGAACCGTTAGCGTCTTTAATGACATATCTCCGGATAAG GCTCAAGCCATTATGTTATGTGCCGGGAATGGTTTGAAAATAGACACTGGAGAGAGCAGATTGAAGAAACCTCTTATAGAAACTGAAAGAGTCTATGGAAAACAATTCCATAACGCTGCTACTGCTGCTGCATCATCAAGCTCTGCCACTTACTGTGATAATTTCTCTAGGTGTGGGGACAGACCCGTTGGTGCGACTAATGCAATGAGCATGATCCAATCGTTCAACGTAGATCCTGGCTATATGATGCCTTCAG ttccTCAAGCTCGTAAAGCATCGTTGGCTCGGTTCCTGGAGAAGCGCAGAGAGAG gcTCGTGAATGCAATGCCATACAAGAAGATGCTTCTTGATTTGTTGACAGGAGAATCATGTGGAATGAATTACTCTTCTGCTTCTCATACCTAA
- the LOC106448512 gene encoding uncharacterized protein LOC106448512: MGLTNIHERTGSIGAAHVIIFALAMSFLDQYENPYYLHSSDHAGLVLVSDHLTSGSEFHSWRRSVRMALNIRNKLGFIDGTIPKPLDTHRDAGSWSRCNDMVATWLMNSVSKQIGQSLLFMSTAESIWKNILSRFKQDDAPRVYEIEQQLSRLQQGSMDVSAYYTALVTLWEEYKNYVDLPVCTCGKCECNAAELWERLQQRSRVTKFLMGLNEAFEPTRRHILMLKPIPSIEDVFNLVTQDERQKSIKPSSTPASVVLQSSNSPDTSMTDASSDHAALAAAHSNSSYRPKQRPLCTYCGQLGHIVHKCFKLHGYPPGHRNNKSFAPA, encoded by the exons ATGGGGTTGACTAATATACACGAAAGGACTGGTTCTATTGGAGCTGCGCATGTGATCATCTTCGCACTGGCTATG AGTTTCTTGGATCAGTATGAGAATCCGTACTATCTTCACAGCTCCGATCATGCTGGACTCGTCTTGGTCTCCGATCATCTCACATCTGGTTCGGAGTTTCATTCATGGCGTCGATCTGTTCGGATGGCTCTCAACATCCGCAACAAACTCGGTTTCATCGACGGTACTATCCCTAAACCCCTGGATACTCATCGCGATGCTGGATCTTGGTCTAGGTGTAACGATATGGTAGCTACCTGGTTAATGAACTCAGTCTCTAAGCAGATAGGTCAGAGTCTTCTCTTCATGTCGACTGCTGAATCTATTTGGAAGAATATACTTTCCCGATTCAAACAAGATGATGCACCGCGTGTCTATGAGATTGAACAACAGTTGAGTAGATTACAACAAGGTTCAATGGACGTGAGTGCTTACTATACCGCTTTGGTAACTCTCTGGGAAGAGTACAAGAACTATGTAGATCTTCCTGTTTGCACATGTGGAAAGTGTGAATGTAATGCAGCTGAGCTTTGGGAGCGACTTCAACAGCGCAGTAGAGTGACTAAGTTCTTGATGGGACTTAATGAAGCTTTTGAGCCAACGCGACGTCACATCTTGATGCTTAAACCTATTCCTTCTATTGAAGATGTCTTCAATTTGGTTACTCAGGATGAGCGCCAGAAGTCCATCAAGCCAAGCTCTACTCCTGCAAGTGTGGTACTTCAGAGTTCTAATTCTCCAGATACCTCAATGACTGATGCATCCTCTGATCATGCCGCGTTAGCAGCAGCTCATTCCAACTCTAGTTATCGTCCTAAACAGAGACCACTTTGTACTTATTGCGGTCAGCTTGGACACATTGTGCACAAGTGCTTCAAGCTTCATGGATATCCCCCTGGCCATAGAAACAATAAGTCGTTTGCTCCTGCTTAG